One stretch of Ipomoea triloba cultivar NCNSP0323 chromosome 8, ASM357664v1 DNA includes these proteins:
- the LOC116026922 gene encoding uncharacterized protein LOC116026922, with protein sequence MTEENLSPKKSEEQDLLDRSTKKTKTSTESPMGEAVQPPANPTPENSTGTLSFKQIVANETGIEAVNQNDLDLISDDEEEDPDEEVDGGCPVIRLTKEEKLRIRSKWKQTLIVKVLGRSVGYAYLLRRLTTLWHPKARMELITIEGGYFLVKFASIEDYEFAKYGGPWMVLEHYLIVKEWVSNFDPLTDRTETVIVWVRFPCLSAEYYDHKFLMRVGAKIGRPINIDTTTSLVSRAMFARICVEVDITKPLLSKFTLRRKVRGITYEGLHWICFKCGTYGHGVETCPQNQDQAESEEERMGNEGGGHSPAVEGNGDNGQRRMNGKKITVRKESERKGKRIAKNPERNQTQGYGYGKKDTQKTVKGKEKVGMISGSRYANLMEENLGEESSVPMQEHATATESSEKEKGNHKVVVGGSGSKNNSTTKQNYQRKTPNQAGAASEHTLVQGNITGAKTTTVVGSDAGTCSADMLTIEKDMLEHHGDPPDQEDSDWKSLNEGEVFEDNLDGVDESAMEVEL encoded by the exons ATGACAGAGGAAAATCTCTctccaaaaaaaagtgaagaacAGGACCTTCTTGATCGCAGTACCAAGAAGACGAAAACATCAACTGAATCCCCAATGGGAGAAGCTGTCCAGCCTCCGGCAAACCCTACACCGGAGAACTCTACTGGAACACTTTCATTTAAACAGATTGTAGCCAATGAGACCGGCATAGAAGCGGTAAACCAGAATGATCTAGATCTTATCTCTGACGATGAGGAAGAGGATCCAGACGAAGAGGTAGATGGAGGTTGCCCAGTCATCCGCCTCACCAAGGAGGAGAAGTTGAGAATACGTAGCAAATGGAAGCAGACCCTTATTGTGAAGGTGTTGGGGAGATCTGTTGGATACGCATACTTGCTGAGAAGACTAACAACGTTGTGGCATCCAAAAGCCAGAATGGAGCTGATAACCATTGAAGGGGGTTACTTCTTGGTAAAGTTTGCATCGATAGAAGATTACGAGTTTGCAAAATACGGGGGCCCTTGGATGGTTTTGGAGCACTATCTAATTGTTAAAGAATGGGTTTCAAACTTTGATCCGCTCACTGATAGAACGGAAACGGTAATAGTATGGGTGCGTTTTCCGTGTTTATCGGCGGAGTATTATGACCACAAGTTTCTTATGAGGGTAGGTGCGAAGATCGGTAGGCCTATCAACATCGACACGACGACAAGCTTGGTGTCACGGGCAATGTTTGCGAGAATCTGTGTTGAGGTGGATATTACTAAACCACTGCTATCAAAGTTTACATTAAGGAGGAAGGTAAGGGGAATCACGTACGAGGGTTTGCACTGGATCTGTTTTAAGTGTGGTACGTATGGTCATGGTGTTGAGACGTGCCCGCAAAACCAAGATCAAGCCGAAAGCGAGGAGGAAAGGATGGGGAACGAAGGTGGCGGACACTCACCGGCGGTGGAGGGTAACGGGGACAACGGTCAAAGACGCATGAATGGAAAGAAGATAACAGTAAGGAAAGAAT CTGAGCGAAAAGGAAAAAGGATCGCAAAAAATCCGGAAAGAAATCAGACGCAGGGCTACGGGTATGGAAAGAAGGATACGCAGAAGACtgtgaaaggaaaagaaaaagtaggGATGATTTCAGGGTCACGATATGCCAATCTAATGGAGGAAAATTTGGGTGAGGAGTCATCAGTACCCATGCAGGAACATGCAACAGCAACAGAATCAAGTGAGAAAGAAAAGGGAAAC CATAAGGTGGTAGTCGGGGGCTCCGGTTCGAAAAACAACAGTACAACGAAACAGAATTACCAGAGGAAGACACCTAATCAGGCGGGGGCAGCGAGTGAACACACCCTAGTCCAAGGAAACATCACCGGAGCTAAGACAACGACAGTGGTAGGTTCTGACGCTGGTACGTGCTCCGCCGACATGCTCACAATCGAAAAGGACATGTTGGAGCACCATGGTGACCCCCCCGACCAGGAGGACAGTGACTGGAAGTCCCTAAACGAAGGGGAAGTCTTTGAGGACAATCTTGATGGCGTGGATGAGAGTGCTATGGAAGTGGAGCTCTGA